The Corylus avellana chromosome ca8, CavTom2PMs-1.0 genome has a segment encoding these proteins:
- the LOC132190429 gene encoding probable receptor-like serine/threonine-protein kinase At5g57670, with protein MIPSSPSKILIGLSFNPEDSKEALSWAITAIARPNDTIVALHILVGKDKKKNLAKKKQSKFRQAKAYVISVLGEFAQTCQSKQVNLEARVGFGSSVGKGLIEEVKSTSADFLLLRGSRNRKNRTSRDITRYCFEHVPESCTFVSIGKSGRAEVYSESNCPHSEETCQSSSRWSNRAASPVPKPSPRTTIDDEEVGGESQSTEDDSCSSGDTSIPESPPLASKTRKQPSPCRQLIASLFGSPMKRKGSSSHEGRQQPLLKCFSYEKISNATNNFHPDNIIGRGGYSEVYRGDLSGGRSIAVKRLARDNKDANKEKEFLMELGIIGHVSHPNTAKLVGCCFENGLYLIFNLSQNGNLASALHGKTCRWLEWPIRYRIAIGVARGLHYLHKCCKHRIIHRDIKASNVLLGPDYEPQITDFGLAKWLPNKWSHHAVLPIEGTFGYLAPEYFMHGIVDEKTDVFAFGVLLLEIITGRRPVDSSKQNLLLWAKPLMESGKLGQLADPKLQGKYDSEQLHTLVLTASYCVRQSSVWRPSMTEVLELLTSGQDTEVAESWRIPKFTSDELDDYSMVFGYDVPTNISLEDYL; from the exons ATGATCCCTTCTTCCCCTTCCAAAATACTCATAGGCCTCTCTTTTAACCCAGAAGACAGCAAAGAAGCTCTCTCATGGGCAATCACAGCTATAGCCCGTCCAAATGACACCATTGTTGCCCTGCATATTCTTG TTGGAAAGGACAAGAAGAAGAACTTGGCAAAGAAAAAGCAGTCGAAATTTCGCCAGGCAAAAGCCTACGTTATATCTGTTCTTGGAGAATTCGCCCAGACCTGCCAGTCTAAGCAG GTAAATTTGGAAGCTAGAGTGGGGTTCGGCTCTAGTGTAGGAAAGGGTTTGATTGAGGAAGTGAAATCCACTTCAGCagactttcttcttcttcggggCTCAAGAAACcgaaaaaatag GACTTCACGTGATATTACAAGGTATTGCTTCGAGCATGTCCCTGAAAGCTGTACGTTTGTTTCAATTGGAAAATCTGGGAGAGCAGAGGTGTATTCAGAGTCAAATTGTCCTCATTCTGAAG AAACATGTCAATCGAGCTCAAGGTGGTCAAACAGGGCAGCCTCCCCTGTTCCAAAGCCTTCACCAAGAACAACAATAGACGATGAAGAAGTTGGAGGAGAATCTCAGAGCACAGAAGATGATAGTTGTAGCTCTGGCGACACAAGCATCCCTGAGTCTCCTCCTCTGGCATCCAAGACAAGGAAGCAGCCGTCGCCATGCAGACAGCTCATTGCATCCCTCTTTGGTTCTCcaatgaaaagaaaaggcagCTCCTCCCACGAAGGAAGACAGCAGCCTTTATTGAAGTGCTTCAGCTATGAGAAAATCTCCAATGCCACTAACAACTTCCATCCAG ATAATATAATAGGCCGGGGAGGATATTCAGAGGTATATAGAGGTGATCTTTCTGGTGGGAGAAGCATCGCAGTGAAGAGATTGGCCAGGGACAACAAGGATGCTAATAAGGAGAAAGAGTTCCTCATGGAATTGGGCATAATTGGACACGTCTCCCATCCCAACACAGCTAAATTAGTTGGCTGCTGCTTTGAAAATGGACTCTACCTTATTTTCAATCTCTCCCAAAATGGAAATCTTGCATCTGCATTGCATG GAAAAACATGCAGGTGGCTTGAGTGGCCAATTAGATACAGGATTGCAATTGGTGTAGCAAGGGGCCTGCATTATCTTCATAAATGTTGTAAGCACAGAATCATACATCGTGACATAAAGGCCTCAAATGTCCTCCTTGGCCCAGATTATGAACCACAG ATTACTGACTTTGGGCTTGCAAAGTGGCTTCCAAACAAATGGAGCCACCACGCTGTGCTTCCGATCGAGGGGACATTCGGATACTTAGCACCCGAGTATTTCATGCATGGAATCGTTGACGAAAAGACTGATGTTTTTGCATTTGGGGTCCTTCTTTTGGAGATCATTACTGGTCGGAGGCCCGTTGATTCTTCCAAGCAAAACCTTCTCCTCTGG gcgaagCCTCTAATGGAATCAGGAAAGCTTGGGCAACTAGCTGATCCAAAACTGCAAGGCAAATATGATTCGGAACAGTTGCACACACTAGTGCTCACGGCTTCTTACTGTGTCAGACAATCCTCTGTTTGGCGTCCATCAATGACCGAG GTATTGGAGCTTCTAACAAGTGGGCAAGACACAGAGGTTGCAGAGAGTTGGAGGATACCCAAGTTCACCTCTGATGAGCTGGACGATTACTCCATGGTTTTTGGATATGATGTTCCAACTAATATTTCACTCGAGGATTATTTGTGA